The proteins below are encoded in one region of Lytechinus pictus isolate F3 Inbred chromosome 11, Lp3.0, whole genome shotgun sequence:
- the LOC129270746 gene encoding leucine-rich repeat-containing protein 42-like isoform X1, whose amino-acid sequence MTFVHLLSGPSSPRAFGLADDILKCKLNVTAPSLVCFQDSPQILKGIFPSRNISADRGARALNDPAFVELRTTLTSMAYEAFPSDAVESFNDPGIYYVHENGKLRSPPGLGHTSHTSGTPFSNSGLPKLAPFNIGMSPSDGATCFIPRSLFQQVINFVARNLWRVESLVGFPDIVGEQLFEAAQSQGIFTNKQLRFTGLRLFVEAYPTEMLSSLNLRGNQTFLDGFVDEIILFSGLLEVDLGECSLEEDHRIWPHIGSLPCLQRLGLRKTGLSDGIMQKLTTPLRLMGKGPKGLQVLDLSGNGLVTDRSVRFVKAFHHLEALDVTGCCISPYGLKQLQTELTLRHLRDDEIDDEELDTFCRPVENIGWASKVIDGWINETKFITGQKTVPQGCPKARKFYSSKSKQLGFMDVSIKTALPVSTSSPIHIRLVRTDKDIVSMKEHWHQSGEEVQMRLKDTRLSSTLTSERFAAESQGETTVGRGQMLGNHVLRVSNQGPSNLSPCKGEESTRGRLKSGLKVKLRRKRKRCQIEDEARKSGAHGDLEDDDRDLMNSYLNIRSDGDVELDKTRDRSKLMRAMESSYW is encoded by the exons ATGACATTTGTCCATTTGCTAAGTGGTCCCTCAAGTCCAAGGGCGTTTGGCCTGGCCGACGACATCTTGAAATGCAAACTGAATGTTACAGCGCCATCTCTAGTTTGTTTTCAGGATAGCCCGCAAATTTTGAAAGGGATTTTCCCTTCGCGAAATATATCGGCGGATCGCGGAGCGCGCGCCTTGAATGATCCTGCGTTTGTTGAGCTGAGAACAACGTT GACCAGTATGGCATATGAGGCATTTCCATCTGATGCTGTTGAATCCTTCAACGATCCTGGGATCTACTACGTCCATGAGAATGGAAAGTTGAGAAGTCCTCCAGGACTGGGACATACCTCGCATACTTCTGGTACACCCTTCTCCAATTCAGGACTGCCCAAACTTGCCCCCTTCAACATCGGGATGAGCCCCTCCGACGGAGCAACATGCTTCATCCCCCGATCCTTGTTTCAACAGGTGATCAACTTCGTGGCTCGGAATCTTTGGAGAGTGGAGTCTTTGGTGGGCTTTCCGGATATCGTCGGGGAGCAGCTATTTGAAGCAGCGCAGTCCCAGGGCATATTCACCAACAAACAGCTAAGGTTTACCGGTTTAAGGCTTTTCGTAGAAGCTTATCCCACTGAG ATGTTGTCCAGCCTAAACCTTAGAGGGAACCAGACATTCCTGGATGGCTTTGTTGATGAAATTATTCTCTTTTCTGGTCTCTTGGAGGTTGACCTTGGAGAATGTAGCCTGGAAGAGGATCATCGAATTTGGCCTCACATTGGTAGCTTACCATG CCTTCAGAGACTTGGACTTAGAAAAACTGGACTGAGTGATGGAATTATGCAGAAACTGACTACGCCCCTGAGATTAATGGGTAAAGGACCAAAAGGACTTCAGGTCCTGGACTTGTCAG GAAATGGATTGGTAACAGACCGCAGCGTACGATTCGTGAAGGCATTTCATCATCTAGAAGCTTTGGATGTCACCGGCTGCTGTATCTCT CCTTATGGATTGAAGCAGCTACAGACTGAACTAACACTGAGACACCTTCGTGATGATGAGATAGATGATGAGGAATTGGATACCTTCTGTAGACCGGTAGAGAACATTGGTTGGGCATCCAAGGTCATTGATGGATGGATCAATGAGACCAAGTTCATCACTGGGCAGAAGACTGTCCCTCAAGGGTGTCCAAAGGCCAGAAAATTCT ATTCCTCTAAAAGCAAGCAACTTGGATTCATGGATGTCAGCATCAAAACAGCCTTACCGGTCTCTACCTCATCTCCGATTCATATCAGGCTAGTGAGAACTGATAAGGACATAGTATCCATGAAAGAACATTGGCACCAGTCTGGTGAGGAGGTACAGATGAGGTTGAAAGATACCAGACTTTCGTCCACCTTGACTTCAGAGAGGTTCGCTGCAGAATCACAAGGTGAAACAACTGTTGGTAGAGGACAAATGTTGGGAAATCATGTGCTACGTGTTTCAAACCAAGGACCATCAAATTTGTCTCCATGCAAAGGAGAAGAAAGTACACGTGGTAGACTGAAGTCAGGGTTAAAGGTCAAACTGAGAAGGAAGCGGAAGAGGTGTCAGATTGAGGACGAAGCGAGAAAGAGCGGTGCTCATGGTGACCTTGAAGATGATGACAGAGACTTGATGAATAGCTACCTCAATATTAGAAGTGATGGAGATGTTGAGCTTGATAAGACAAGAGATAGATCAAAACTGATGAGAGCAATGGAGTCCTCTTACTGGTAG
- the LOC129270746 gene encoding leucine-rich repeat-containing protein 42-like isoform X2, with product MAYEAFPSDAVESFNDPGIYYVHENGKLRSPPGLGHTSHTSGTPFSNSGLPKLAPFNIGMSPSDGATCFIPRSLFQQVINFVARNLWRVESLVGFPDIVGEQLFEAAQSQGIFTNKQLRFTGLRLFVEAYPTEMLSSLNLRGNQTFLDGFVDEIILFSGLLEVDLGECSLEEDHRIWPHIGSLPCLQRLGLRKTGLSDGIMQKLTTPLRLMGKGPKGLQVLDLSGNGLVTDRSVRFVKAFHHLEALDVTGCCISPYGLKQLQTELTLRHLRDDEIDDEELDTFCRPVENIGWASKVIDGWINETKFITGQKTVPQGCPKARKFYSSKSKQLGFMDVSIKTALPVSTSSPIHIRLVRTDKDIVSMKEHWHQSGEEVQMRLKDTRLSSTLTSERFAAESQGETTVGRGQMLGNHVLRVSNQGPSNLSPCKGEESTRGRLKSGLKVKLRRKRKRCQIEDEARKSGAHGDLEDDDRDLMNSYLNIRSDGDVELDKTRDRSKLMRAMESSYW from the exons ATGGCATATGAGGCATTTCCATCTGATGCTGTTGAATCCTTCAACGATCCTGGGATCTACTACGTCCATGAGAATGGAAAGTTGAGAAGTCCTCCAGGACTGGGACATACCTCGCATACTTCTGGTACACCCTTCTCCAATTCAGGACTGCCCAAACTTGCCCCCTTCAACATCGGGATGAGCCCCTCCGACGGAGCAACATGCTTCATCCCCCGATCCTTGTTTCAACAGGTGATCAACTTCGTGGCTCGGAATCTTTGGAGAGTGGAGTCTTTGGTGGGCTTTCCGGATATCGTCGGGGAGCAGCTATTTGAAGCAGCGCAGTCCCAGGGCATATTCACCAACAAACAGCTAAGGTTTACCGGTTTAAGGCTTTTCGTAGAAGCTTATCCCACTGAG ATGTTGTCCAGCCTAAACCTTAGAGGGAACCAGACATTCCTGGATGGCTTTGTTGATGAAATTATTCTCTTTTCTGGTCTCTTGGAGGTTGACCTTGGAGAATGTAGCCTGGAAGAGGATCATCGAATTTGGCCTCACATTGGTAGCTTACCATG CCTTCAGAGACTTGGACTTAGAAAAACTGGACTGAGTGATGGAATTATGCAGAAACTGACTACGCCCCTGAGATTAATGGGTAAAGGACCAAAAGGACTTCAGGTCCTGGACTTGTCAG GAAATGGATTGGTAACAGACCGCAGCGTACGATTCGTGAAGGCATTTCATCATCTAGAAGCTTTGGATGTCACCGGCTGCTGTATCTCT CCTTATGGATTGAAGCAGCTACAGACTGAACTAACACTGAGACACCTTCGTGATGATGAGATAGATGATGAGGAATTGGATACCTTCTGTAGACCGGTAGAGAACATTGGTTGGGCATCCAAGGTCATTGATGGATGGATCAATGAGACCAAGTTCATCACTGGGCAGAAGACTGTCCCTCAAGGGTGTCCAAAGGCCAGAAAATTCT ATTCCTCTAAAAGCAAGCAACTTGGATTCATGGATGTCAGCATCAAAACAGCCTTACCGGTCTCTACCTCATCTCCGATTCATATCAGGCTAGTGAGAACTGATAAGGACATAGTATCCATGAAAGAACATTGGCACCAGTCTGGTGAGGAGGTACAGATGAGGTTGAAAGATACCAGACTTTCGTCCACCTTGACTTCAGAGAGGTTCGCTGCAGAATCACAAGGTGAAACAACTGTTGGTAGAGGACAAATGTTGGGAAATCATGTGCTACGTGTTTCAAACCAAGGACCATCAAATTTGTCTCCATGCAAAGGAGAAGAAAGTACACGTGGTAGACTGAAGTCAGGGTTAAAGGTCAAACTGAGAAGGAAGCGGAAGAGGTGTCAGATTGAGGACGAAGCGAGAAAGAGCGGTGCTCATGGTGACCTTGAAGATGATGACAGAGACTTGATGAATAGCTACCTCAATATTAGAAGTGATGGAGATGTTGAGCTTGATAAGACAAGAGATAGATCAAAACTGATGAGAGCAATGGAGTCCTCTTACTGGTAG